Proteins co-encoded in one Natrarchaeobius halalkaliphilus genomic window:
- a CDS encoding DUF7112 family protein, producing MADRISSDHPSVQTVRSTCTETTTGVALVISAADRDAFSIDDVVRFVLDRDQRFARAERALTGDELTIRGVYETPQGARDPGDETDRLEQWAVEAGIQPGGSVLIDVVEPGFLYGLRKPGKTAYYDAYEPPSDSLSEIARNLDDR from the coding sequence ATGGCAGACAGAATTTCGAGCGACCACCCCTCGGTACAGACGGTTCGATCGACGTGCACGGAGACGACCACCGGCGTCGCACTGGTGATTTCGGCGGCCGATCGTGATGCGTTTTCGATCGACGACGTCGTCCGGTTCGTACTCGATCGCGACCAGCGATTCGCTCGAGCGGAACGAGCGCTCACCGGGGACGAACTCACGATCCGCGGCGTCTACGAGACGCCCCAGGGAGCACGTGATCCGGGTGATGAGACGGACCGTCTCGAGCAGTGGGCTGTCGAGGCCGGTATCCAACCTGGTGGCTCGGTGCTAATCGACGTCGTCGAACCGGGCTTTCTCTACGGCCTTCGAAAACCGGGCAAAACGGCGTATTACGACGCCTACGAACCTCCGAGCGACAGCCTGAGCGAAATCGCACGGAACCTCGACGATCGCTAA
- a CDS encoding helix-turn-helix transcriptional regulator, giving the protein MHEDAISTESVLEELSRAATDGTSESHSLDSADTSTDEGGIERELLGLLAEVTETIPAETTQFDEAIIKENLDEVLLMLITLHEETHGEELISDLARFFDTQLSPGTVYPLLHELKADDVLSMHAKVRTKEYSIADEEHVTAAIEESMIQHLTFGLLLYLFLTRA; this is encoded by the coding sequence ATGCATGAGGATGCAATCAGCACGGAATCCGTACTCGAGGAACTTTCGAGGGCGGCTACGGACGGGACGTCGGAATCGCACTCCCTCGATAGCGCCGATACTTCGACCGACGAGGGCGGGATCGAACGCGAACTCCTCGGACTACTCGCAGAGGTCACCGAAACGATCCCGGCCGAAACGACCCAGTTCGACGAGGCAATCATCAAAGAGAACCTCGATGAGGTGTTACTCATGCTCATCACTCTTCACGAGGAGACTCACGGAGAGGAGTTGATCTCGGATCTGGCTCGGTTCTTCGACACGCAACTCAGTCCCGGGACTGTCTATCCGTTGTTGCACGAACTCAAAGCCGACGACGTGCTATCGATGCACGCGAAGGTTCGAACCAAGGAGTATTCGATCGCTGACGAAGAACACGTCACGGCCGCTATCGAAGAGTCGATGATCCAGCACCTGACGTTCGGCTTGCTGTTGTATCTCTTTCTCACCCGAGCCTGA